DNA from Thermoplasma acidophilum DSM 1728:
CTTAAGTATGCTCCACTCAATCTTGACCAAAAATTCTCATTAGTCTATTTCCGCATGACGCATGATAACTGCTGGAGCAAAATAACTGAGAAACACGATGTTATGATACATACATTGAAGCTCCTTCCGAATAAGGACAGGGATATTATATACGGTCTTTTTGAACTCAAAGTAAAGGGAAAGCGTACTTTACGGGATTTCCTAAGAGATCTTAACAGGTCCGGCACTATCAGAAAATTGGGTGGCCTAAGCATAAGCGAGCTCAAATCAAACATATATATAATTGATCTTTACGAAACCTACAGCGGGATGATTCAGGGAAAACTGAATGACTATAACAGCATATTTGATTTCGACCTTGTGAAATATGGCGTTGAGGAAAAGTACGCTGTAATCCCTTCTGAAAACGTGAATGAACTCAAAAATGAATTACAGTCAATGGGCCAACTTTTTGATTTCAGAGCTAAGTATTTCCCAAATTTCTATGAAGTCCTGACACCTTATTTTAATTTCACGCCAATAGAGATGCAGATCATAATCGAGGCATATAATCTGGGATATTACGATATCCCGAGGAGAGCCGGAATTAGAGAGATAGCGGAATATTTCGGCCTTTCAAAGTCTACCGTGCAGGAATA
Protein-coding regions in this window:
- a CDS encoding helix-turn-helix domain-containing protein, which encodes MILKYAPLNLDQKFSLVYFRMTHDNCWSKITEKHDVMIHTLKLLPNKDRDIIYGLFELKVKGKRTLRDFLRDLNRSGTIRKLGGLSISELKSNIYIIDLYETYSGMIQGKLNDYNSIFDFDLVKYGVEEKYAVIPSENVNELKNELQSMGQLFDFRAKYFPNFYEVLTPYFNFTPIEMQIIIEAYNLGYYDIPRRAGIREIAEYFGLSKSTVQEYIRNAESKTMSNMKLFRMLNELKRL